The following are from one region of the Mesorhizobium sp. B2-8-5 genome:
- a CDS encoding SMP-30/gluconolactonase/LRE family protein: MNYDLKPELVTSDLGWPEGPTVMPDGSVVFVESYRSQLTLVGKDGKARQFAYVTGAPNSCVLGSDGALYVCQNGGTVGPWRAAEMTLPSIQRVRPGGKPEILVSEVDGVKMNGPNDLVFGPDGTLVWTDPGTYNPANPDPSYIYALSPDGRASVKVAFPAPTFPNGVVVEADGSIVWDESYTGHVCRLKTDGTIEDLGRMPGKNPILDGMAIAKDGSLLVTDLVGEGFHVLARDGTPKGFVRTGGCPTNLAFDGETLWVTDASVLASSAEPNYAGRLWRLTFPGGGAPTYKGSIGMEAKA, translated from the coding sequence ATGAACTACGATCTCAAGCCGGAACTCGTGACTTCGGATCTCGGCTGGCCAGAGGGGCCGACCGTGATGCCGGACGGCAGCGTTGTCTTCGTTGAGAGCTACCGCAGCCAGCTGACCCTCGTCGGCAAGGACGGCAAGGCCAGGCAATTCGCCTACGTCACCGGCGCGCCGAATTCATGCGTGCTGGGTTCCGACGGCGCGCTCTACGTTTGCCAGAACGGCGGCACGGTCGGCCCGTGGCGCGCAGCCGAGATGACCTTGCCGTCGATCCAGCGGGTGCGGCCAGGCGGCAAGCCGGAAATCCTGGTGAGCGAAGTCGACGGCGTCAAGATGAATGGGCCGAACGATCTGGTCTTCGGGCCGGATGGCACACTGGTCTGGACCGATCCGGGGACCTATAATCCGGCCAATCCCGATCCGAGCTACATCTATGCACTGTCGCCGGACGGCAGGGCCAGCGTGAAGGTCGCGTTTCCCGCGCCAACGTTTCCGAACGGGGTCGTCGTCGAGGCCGACGGCTCGATCGTGTGGGATGAATCCTACACCGGCCATGTTTGCCGGCTGAAAACCGACGGAACGATTGAGGATCTCGGCAGGATGCCAGGCAAGAATCCCATTCTCGATGGCATGGCGATCGCCAAGGACGGCTCCCTGCTCGTTACCGACCTCGTTGGCGAAGGGTTTCACGTTTTGGCGCGCGATGGCACGCCGAAGGGCTTCGTGCGCACCGGCGGCTGTCCGACCAATCTTGCCTTCGATGGCGAAACGCTTTGGGTAACGGACGCCAGCGTCCTGGCTAGCAGCGCAGAGCCCAATTATGCGGGGCGATTGTGGCGGCTTACATTTCCTGGCGGCGGCGCTCCTACCTACAAGGGCTCGATCGGGATGGAGGCCAAGGCATGA
- a CDS encoding thiamine pyrophosphate-dependent dehydrogenase E1 component subunit alpha: MTLSNSNSPLARREALDDRLEQLRRMIEIRFVEERIQKLFAEGHVRGSTHLASGQEGVSVGIARSIDPDDIVTCTYRGHGHALALGLTPAGVIGEICGRVIGCAGGVGGSMHLVEPAIGLLPTAAIIGAGLPIACGAALAARARGTDRVAVAIFGDGSANIGAFHESLNFAAIQKLPVVFVCENNLYGEYTRIQLSTPVEDIAIRAASYNMPGVIVDGQDADKVAEAMATAVARARRGEGPSLVEMKTYRYSGHSRSDPATYRPAGELDAWLKRDPIDIFAERLTAETLLAAGGLDSLKTEVREAVETATAEVLDSPAPELGEIMAHVGAYSAGGDQRHLFWSN; this comes from the coding sequence ATGACGCTCTCCAATTCCAACTCGCCGCTGGCGCGCCGGGAAGCCCTCGACGACAGGCTGGAGCAGCTTCGCCGGATGATCGAGATCCGCTTCGTCGAGGAACGCATTCAGAAGCTGTTCGCGGAAGGCCACGTGCGTGGCAGCACGCATCTGGCGAGCGGCCAGGAAGGCGTGTCGGTCGGCATCGCACGCTCGATCGACCCCGACGACATCGTCACCTGCACTTATCGCGGCCACGGCCATGCGTTGGCATTGGGCCTAACGCCGGCGGGCGTCATCGGCGAGATCTGCGGTCGTGTCATCGGCTGTGCCGGCGGGGTTGGCGGATCGATGCACCTTGTCGAGCCGGCGATCGGACTGCTGCCCACGGCGGCCATCATCGGCGCCGGCCTGCCGATCGCCTGCGGCGCCGCGCTGGCGGCGCGCGCGCGCGGCACGGACCGCGTCGCGGTCGCCATCTTCGGCGACGGCTCGGCCAATATCGGGGCCTTCCATGAATCGCTGAATTTCGCCGCGATCCAGAAGCTGCCCGTGGTCTTCGTCTGCGAAAACAATCTGTACGGCGAATATACGCGCATCCAGCTGTCGACGCCGGTCGAGGACATCGCGATACGCGCCGCCAGCTACAACATGCCAGGGGTCATCGTCGACGGGCAGGACGCCGACAAGGTAGCGGAAGCGATGGCGACGGCAGTTGCGCGTGCACGCCGCGGGGAAGGACCTTCGCTGGTCGAGATGAAGACATACCGCTATTCCGGCCATTCCCGCTCGGACCCGGCGACCTACCGGCCGGCCGGCGAACTCGACGCATGGCTGAAGCGCGACCCGATCGACATCTTCGCCGAACGCCTGACCGCCGAGACGCTGTTGGCGGCGGGCGGCCTCGATTCGCTCAAGACCGAAGTGCGCGAGGCTGTCGAAACGGCAACGGCGGAGGTGCTGGATTCGCCGGCGCCGGAACTCGGTGAGATCATGGCGCATGTCGGCGCTTACTCTGCAGGCGGCGATCAGCGCCATTTGTTTTGGTCGAATTGA
- a CDS encoding SDR family NAD(P)-dependent oxidoreductase, whose amino-acid sequence MKPTNKPMARRQAEPPARIQWEVSMSLGSVVVTGAGDGIGHAIAVRLAADGWNVVGLEINPETASDLGKKLGKGHGCLCGDASDRAVLKKAREAAEKLAPLRGWVNNVGIALMGNLHEPKDADVERVFAVNLMSHFWGSSEAIQTWVRDRVAGSIVNVSSVHGRSAFNMWAAYDVAKAGIDALTRYIAVEYGPVGIRANAVAPGAVRTSLVQRVIRDSPDSTRAEREMSIQHPLERIGEPGEIAAAVSWLISSEASFVTGQSLAVDGGLTSRCYRYEPDAALLERYGKVS is encoded by the coding sequence TTGAAGCCGACCAACAAACCCATGGCGCGTCGACAAGCCGAGCCGCCCGCCCGGATCCAATGGGAGGTCTCGATGAGTCTCGGAAGCGTTGTCGTAACGGGAGCCGGCGACGGCATCGGCCATGCCATAGCCGTTCGTCTGGCGGCCGATGGATGGAACGTCGTCGGCCTTGAAATCAACCCTGAAACGGCATCTGACCTGGGCAAGAAGCTGGGCAAGGGACATGGCTGCCTTTGCGGCGACGCCTCCGACCGTGCCGTGCTGAAGAAAGCGCGAGAGGCCGCCGAAAAGCTCGCGCCCCTGCGAGGCTGGGTCAACAATGTCGGTATCGCTCTGATGGGCAATCTGCATGAACCGAAAGACGCCGATGTCGAGCGCGTCTTTGCGGTCAATTTGATGTCGCATTTCTGGGGCTCTTCGGAAGCGATCCAGACATGGGTGAGAGACCGCGTCGCCGGGTCGATCGTCAACGTCTCGTCGGTGCATGGCCGCTCCGCCTTCAACATGTGGGCGGCTTATGACGTCGCCAAGGCCGGCATTGACGCGCTGACCCGCTACATCGCGGTCGAATACGGACCGGTGGGCATTCGAGCCAATGCAGTGGCGCCCGGCGCGGTGCGCACATCGCTCGTGCAGCGGGTTATCCGCGATAGCCCGGACAGCACCCGCGCCGAACGGGAAATGTCCATCCAGCATCCGCTGGAACGCATAGGCGAACCGGGGGAGATAGCGGCGGCGGTGTCATGGCTTATCTCGTCGGAAGCCTCCTTCGTCACCGGCCAGTCTCTCGCGGTCGATGGCGGCCTGACCTCCCGCTGCTATCGTTACGAGCCGGACGCAGCTCTGCTAGAGAGGTACGGGAAGGTCTCGTGA
- a CDS encoding carbohydrate ABC transporter permease: MSIAAPASAKFVFGTRDRPGRSVWLLLGPCIAYLVIFSIYPLFHSLRLSLTDLTAATGTGNFVGLDNYRALLVDPQFWNAAWNSAVMVSLSVAIQVVLGVALAMFFNLQLRGSWIVRGILLLPMLMTPIVVGVMWRALLNPDWGLVDWAIKAVGLTPPDWLGTVSMSMVTVIMVDCWQWTPFVFMIVFARLQALPQEVFEAAQVDGAGPVVTFRRITLPMLRPAIVFAAVFRAVDAFRSFDLIYGLSYGGPARSTTTLSFFSFQNGFQFQNYGYAAAVAYMMLIILAVGTTVLLQYVQLRPGNSR; this comes from the coding sequence ATGAGCATTGCTGCGCCGGCGTCGGCGAAATTCGTGTTCGGCACGCGCGACAGGCCGGGGAGGTCGGTATGGCTGCTCCTCGGTCCGTGCATCGCCTATCTCGTCATCTTCAGCATCTATCCGCTGTTCCACAGCCTGCGCCTGTCGCTGACCGACCTCACCGCGGCGACAGGCACCGGCAATTTCGTCGGTCTCGACAATTATCGCGCATTGCTGGTCGATCCGCAGTTCTGGAACGCGGCCTGGAACAGCGCCGTCATGGTGTCCTTGTCGGTGGCGATCCAGGTGGTTCTCGGCGTTGCGCTCGCCATGTTCTTCAACCTCCAGCTGCGCGGGTCGTGGATTGTGCGCGGCATCCTGCTCTTGCCGATGCTGATGACGCCAATCGTCGTCGGCGTCATGTGGCGGGCACTGCTCAATCCCGACTGGGGACTTGTCGATTGGGCCATCAAAGCGGTCGGACTGACGCCGCCCGACTGGCTGGGTACGGTCAGTATGTCGATGGTTACCGTCATCATGGTCGACTGCTGGCAATGGACGCCGTTCGTGTTCATGATCGTCTTCGCCCGACTGCAAGCCCTGCCGCAGGAGGTGTTCGAAGCGGCGCAGGTCGATGGCGCTGGCCCGGTCGTTACCTTCCGCCGCATCACCTTGCCGATGTTGAGGCCGGCGATCGTCTTTGCCGCCGTCTTCCGCGCGGTGGACGCCTTCCGCTCCTTCGATCTGATCTACGGGCTGAGCTATGGCGGTCCAGCGCGCAGCACCACGACGCTGAGTTTCTTTTCGTTCCAGAACGGGTTCCAGTTCCAGAACTACGGCTATGCGGCTGCGGTCGCCTATATGATGCTGATCATCCTCGCCGTCGGCACTACGGTCCTGTTGCAATACGTTCAGCTGCGGCCAGGGAATTCACGATGA
- a CDS encoding LacI family DNA-binding transcriptional regulator, with protein sequence MSKVLNNGGISVRAQTRQAILDEAGRVNYRPHALARNLRTQRTGALGILLPDLTNPVYAETVRGAMRQAEKAGYVMLIAEVADEQRSTAAYLRLVSERRIDGLIIAVTAESREMIEAIANNPVPHVFVNRRSTIGRSVTVDDHASGRLAARTLIEAGHTRLGFIGSMPELDTSRRRHIGFIETCKAAGLGPAIVANAPVSRRGGYDALHHIMSEAAPPTGIFAFNMLVGIGALAAARVRGIQVPRDLSVVSLDGEDAIFTAPPLTAIVTPLSEMGARAVVELDAMIHGREPQDVVIDIAPQLVMRESVGPPPKIKIKS encoded by the coding sequence GTGTCCAAAGTGCTGAACAATGGCGGCATCAGCGTGCGCGCGCAGACCCGTCAGGCTATCCTGGACGAGGCAGGGCGCGTCAACTACCGGCCGCATGCGCTGGCGCGCAATCTGCGCACCCAGCGCACCGGCGCTCTTGGCATCCTGCTGCCCGACCTGACCAACCCGGTCTACGCAGAGACCGTGCGCGGTGCGATGCGGCAGGCTGAAAAAGCCGGCTATGTCATGCTGATCGCCGAGGTTGCGGACGAGCAGCGGTCGACGGCGGCCTATCTGAGACTGGTCAGCGAGCGGCGCATCGATGGCCTGATCATCGCGGTGACGGCTGAGAGCCGCGAAATGATCGAGGCGATCGCGAACAATCCGGTGCCGCACGTCTTCGTCAACCGGCGTTCCACGATCGGCAGAAGCGTCACCGTGGACGACCATGCCTCGGGCCGGCTGGCGGCGCGCACGCTCATAGAGGCTGGACACACGAGGCTCGGCTTCATCGGTTCGATGCCGGAACTCGATACCTCGCGACGCCGCCATATTGGCTTCATCGAAACCTGCAAGGCTGCCGGCCTCGGGCCTGCGATCGTCGCCAATGCGCCGGTGTCGCGGCGCGGCGGCTACGACGCCCTGCACCACATCATGAGCGAGGCGGCGCCGCCGACCGGCATCTTCGCCTTCAACATGCTGGTCGGCATCGGCGCGCTGGCAGCGGCGCGCGTACGCGGCATCCAGGTGCCGCGTGACCTTTCGGTTGTCTCTCTGGACGGCGAAGACGCCATCTTCACCGCGCCGCCGCTGACCGCCATCGTCACGCCGCTGAGCGAGATGGGCGCCCGCGCCGTGGTCGAACTTGACGCCATGATCCATGGCCGCGAGCCGCAGGACGTCGTGATCGACATTGCGCCGCAACTGGTGATGCGCGAATCCGTTGGGCCGCCGCCAAAGATAAAGATAAAGTCCTAA
- a CDS encoding MaoC family dehydratase: protein MGTRSDIGFDGPFFDDLAIGDRFDSAPTMRLTEGLAAVHHAIVGGRLRLAFDARLSEAVTGQASPFAAPAFVWDIAIGQSTLVTQRAVANLFYRGLVFRRAPAIGDSLTTSTTVIGLRPASAKPGRPPRGLVAMRIATVDQKGRPILDFCRCAMLPARSADAVAAQGQTELPKSDFTQTQLLEAVSDWNLDAFRDATHGPHFDDLEAGSVHDLAGGDVVSSAPELARLTMNLAVIHHDRIAAGGQRLVYGGHTIGIAAAQITRVFPGLVTILAWHDCDHLGPVHEGETLHSQVIVERCQPLPGGGGLAHLRCKVRSTDGASETSDVLDWRLVGLFA from the coding sequence ATGGGCACGCGTTCCGACATAGGCTTCGACGGCCCGTTTTTCGACGATCTCGCGATCGGCGACCGCTTCGACAGCGCGCCGACGATGCGGCTGACGGAAGGTCTGGCCGCCGTCCACCACGCAATCGTCGGCGGACGCCTGCGGTTGGCCTTCGATGCCAGGCTGTCCGAGGCCGTGACGGGGCAGGCATCGCCGTTTGCCGCGCCGGCTTTCGTGTGGGATATCGCCATAGGGCAATCGACGCTTGTCACCCAACGCGCCGTCGCGAACCTGTTCTATCGTGGTTTGGTGTTCCGCCGCGCACCGGCGATCGGCGACAGCCTGACGACGTCCACGACCGTCATCGGCTTGCGTCCGGCATCCGCAAAACCTGGTCGCCCACCGCGCGGACTTGTTGCCATGCGCATCGCGACGGTCGATCAGAAGGGGCGCCCGATCCTCGATTTCTGCCGTTGCGCCATGCTGCCCGCGCGCTCGGCCGATGCTGTGGCGGCGCAAGGCCAGACGGAGCTGCCGAAATCCGATTTCACCCAGACGCAACTGCTGGAAGCGGTATCGGACTGGAATCTTGACGCTTTTCGCGATGCCACGCACGGTCCGCATTTTGATGACCTCGAAGCGGGTTCCGTGCACGATCTTGCAGGAGGCGACGTCGTCAGCAGCGCTCCGGAACTGGCCAGGCTGACCATGAATCTGGCGGTCATCCATCACGACCGTATCGCGGCAGGCGGACAGCGCCTGGTCTATGGCGGCCACACGATCGGCATCGCCGCCGCACAAATCACGCGCGTCTTCCCCGGCCTGGTGACCATCCTTGCCTGGCATGACTGCGACCATCTCGGCCCGGTGCATGAGGGCGAGACGCTGCATTCGCAGGTCATCGTCGAACGCTGCCAGCCGCTGCCTGGCGGCGGCGGACTGGCGCATCTTCGCTGCAAGGTCCGGTCGACCGACGGTGCCAGTGAGACGTCGGACGTGCTCGACTGGCGGTTGGTAGGGCTGTTTGCATGA
- a CDS encoding alpha-ketoacid dehydrogenase subunit beta gives MTEDPTVIMMGEDIAAAGGPFKVTEGLLAVHGPQRVIDTPISEMAFMGAAVGAAVCGLKPIVEMMFIEFIGVALDQLTTQAATMRYLSRGKLTTPLVVRASAGAGQGFGCQHSQMLDHWFRGTPGLKVCVTSNARTTYGLLRSAIEDPDPVVVLEPRILYAEREEYEFDSSYRISLGRAEIVKAGKDATLLACGAMVRVAKEAAENSSADIEVIDMLTLWPWDRDTIMESVSRTGRLVTLEEATAGNGWGAEVVSSVAVEAFGSLKAPPHRITLPDAPVPYSGKLEARFLPSAAYVAEQVSALVSTNKTPMPWWRNAA, from the coding sequence ATGACGGAAGATCCGACCGTCATCATGATGGGGGAAGACATTGCGGCCGCGGGCGGCCCGTTCAAGGTGACGGAGGGTCTGCTCGCCGTGCACGGTCCGCAGCGTGTCATCGACACGCCGATCTCGGAAATGGCCTTCATGGGCGCCGCCGTCGGTGCCGCTGTCTGCGGGCTCAAGCCGATCGTCGAGATGATGTTCATCGAATTCATCGGCGTGGCTCTCGACCAATTGACGACGCAGGCGGCGACGATGCGCTATCTTTCGCGCGGCAAACTGACGACGCCGCTGGTGGTGCGCGCTTCGGCCGGCGCCGGGCAGGGTTTTGGCTGCCAGCATTCGCAGATGCTCGACCACTGGTTCCGCGGTACCCCGGGCCTCAAGGTGTGCGTCACCAGCAACGCCCGCACGACCTACGGCTTGCTGCGCTCGGCGATCGAGGATCCGGATCCGGTGGTCGTGCTCGAACCACGCATTCTCTACGCTGAACGCGAGGAATACGAATTCGACAGCAGCTACCGCATCTCGCTCGGCAGGGCCGAGATCGTCAAGGCGGGCAAGGATGCGACGCTGCTCGCCTGCGGGGCGATGGTGCGGGTGGCCAAGGAAGCCGCCGAAAACAGCAGCGCCGACATCGAGGTGATCGATATGCTGACGCTGTGGCCGTGGGACCGCGATACGATCATGGAATCGGTTTCAAGAACCGGTCGTCTGGTGACGCTCGAAGAGGCCACCGCCGGAAACGGCTGGGGCGCCGAAGTGGTGTCTTCCGTCGCTGTCGAGGCCTTCGGTTCGCTGAAGGCGCCGCCGCACCGCATCACCTTGCCCGATGCGCCGGTGCCCTACAGCGGCAAGCTGGAAGCGCGCTTTCTGCCCAGCGCGGCCTACGTCGCCGAGCAGGTGTCCGCCCTGGTGTCGACCAACAAAACGCCAATGCCCTGGTGGAGGAACGCAGCATGA
- a CDS encoding extracellular solute-binding protein: MDGKLDNRHLAKAKSGHADAAGLTRRDLMQRAAMLGIAGAFANFGFPALAADFDWKKHAGTKLSILMTGDENDHRALGDMLDKFKEDTGMELEITSPALGALIEKTLQNLKADHSSFELIEYLGFLTTQQVGAGYYEQLNSYIDDPSKTPPDWDVADFLPPAMSNVGIFDMASGTVGKGKDIYGIPGLHSGSVIYFYRKDLFEAAGLKPATNWDEFKDAAIKLNKDDVAGCSFIGANDFSLAAVDWYTRFITTGGKLMSGSPKEKNFKPNVNSPEGIGALQMLIDLLPYAPKNVTKYGFAENVDGFSTGKIAQMIFWSTIAGPILNGDNSMVSDKTGTGPVPAKPGETARAIQGGWGMGIPKNIDPAKKDAAWLALTWMTSKAFNKFEVEKYQIDASRTSAFTDPDLVAKLPYLPDALKAASTAEIIPTSLIPEFFQLNDIMNVEFNAALIGTQDAKTACEKVQTQWEAMLRKAGHLA; this comes from the coding sequence ATGGATGGAAAACTGGACAACCGGCATCTCGCCAAGGCCAAATCCGGCCATGCCGACGCGGCCGGCCTCACGCGTCGGGATCTGATGCAGCGCGCCGCGATGCTCGGCATCGCCGGCGCCTTCGCCAATTTCGGCTTCCCGGCGCTCGCCGCCGATTTCGACTGGAAGAAGCATGCCGGCACCAAGCTCAGCATCCTGATGACGGGCGACGAGAACGACCACCGGGCGTTGGGCGACATGTTGGACAAATTCAAGGAAGACACCGGCATGGAACTGGAGATCACGTCTCCGGCGCTGGGCGCGCTGATCGAAAAGACGCTGCAGAACCTGAAGGCCGACCATTCTTCGTTCGAGCTCATCGAATATCTCGGCTTCCTGACCACCCAGCAGGTCGGCGCCGGCTATTACGAGCAGCTCAATTCCTACATCGACGATCCGTCGAAGACCCCTCCGGACTGGGACGTCGCCGACTTCCTGCCGCCGGCCATGTCCAATGTCGGTATTTTCGACATGGCATCCGGGACCGTCGGCAAGGGCAAGGACATCTATGGCATTCCGGGCCTGCATTCCGGCTCGGTCATCTACTTCTACCGCAAGGATCTGTTCGAGGCGGCGGGCCTGAAGCCGGCCACGAACTGGGACGAGTTCAAAGACGCGGCGATAAAGCTCAACAAGGACGATGTCGCCGGCTGTTCCTTCATCGGCGCCAATGATTTCTCGCTCGCCGCCGTCGACTGGTACACGCGCTTCATCACCACGGGCGGCAAGCTGATGAGCGGCAGCCCGAAGGAAAAGAACTTCAAACCGAACGTGAATTCGCCCGAAGGCATCGGCGCGCTGCAGATGCTGATCGATCTTCTGCCCTACGCGCCGAAGAACGTGACGAAATACGGCTTTGCCGAGAACGTCGACGGCTTTTCCACCGGCAAGATCGCGCAGATGATCTTTTGGTCGACCATCGCCGGCCCAATCCTCAACGGCGACAATTCGATGGTGTCGGACAAGACGGGCACCGGTCCAGTGCCAGCCAAACCGGGCGAGACGGCGCGGGCAATTCAGGGCGGCTGGGGCATGGGCATTCCGAAGAACATCGATCCGGCCAAGAAGGATGCTGCCTGGCTCGCGTTGACCTGGATGACCAGCAAGGCGTTCAACAAGTTCGAGGTCGAGAAGTACCAGATCGACGCCAGCCGCACCTCGGCGTTCACCGATCCCGACCTTGTTGCCAAGCTACCCTATCTGCCGGACGCGCTGAAAGCGGCGTCGACGGCGGAGATCATTCCAACCTCGCTGATCCCGGAATTCTTCCAGTTGAACGACATCATGAATGTCGAGTTCAACGCCGCGCTGATCGGCACGCAGGATGCCAAGACCGCCTGCGAAAAGGTACAGACGCAGTGGGAGGCCATGCTGCGCAAGGCCGGCCATCTCGCCTGA
- a CDS encoding carbohydrate ABC transporter permease: protein MKFRPGRIIAYLFLIVLAVVGAAPFLYLVVLSTKKRIEILAQVPPKLTFTWVQAAKNYNEVLFSQGMLSFTLNSLIVVSIATAIALVIGTPAAYAFSRLRFQNSERLASTILSMRFMPPIAVAIPLFLMVKAAGLQDSYPGLILPYVAFSLPLVVWIMIGFFDEIPGEIDEAALIDGCTRVSALWYVMLPIVRPGLVTAALFGALFIWNEFLVALYVIDSRAFQTISLGAATLVSAQRPIDWNIAATVGVVTVIPILIFSLFVQRYIVRGITAGAVK from the coding sequence ATGAAGTTCCGGCCCGGCAGGATCATCGCCTATCTGTTTCTGATCGTGCTTGCGGTCGTCGGCGCAGCACCCTTCCTTTATCTCGTCGTGCTGTCGACCAAGAAGCGCATCGAGATCCTGGCGCAGGTGCCGCCGAAGCTGACGTTCACCTGGGTGCAGGCGGCCAAAAACTACAACGAGGTGCTGTTCAGCCAGGGCATGCTGAGCTTTACGTTGAACTCGCTGATCGTGGTCAGCATCGCCACGGCGATCGCGCTTGTCATCGGCACGCCCGCTGCCTACGCGTTTTCGCGGCTGCGCTTCCAGAACAGCGAGCGCCTTGCCAGCACCATTCTATCTATGCGTTTCATGCCGCCAATCGCGGTTGCGATCCCACTTTTCCTGATGGTCAAGGCCGCGGGCCTGCAGGACAGCTATCCCGGGCTGATCCTGCCCTACGTCGCCTTCTCGCTGCCGCTTGTGGTTTGGATCATGATCGGCTTCTTCGACGAGATCCCAGGCGAGATCGACGAGGCGGCCCTGATCGACGGCTGCACGCGCGTCAGCGCGCTCTGGTATGTCATGCTGCCGATCGTCAGGCCCGGCCTCGTCACGGCGGCGCTGTTCGGCGCGCTGTTCATCTGGAACGAGTTCCTCGTCGCGCTGTATGTCATCGATTCGCGCGCGTTCCAGACCATCTCGCTCGGCGCCGCGACGCTGGTCAGCGCACAGCGTCCGATCGACTGGAACATCGCCGCAACGGTGGGTGTCGTCACGGTCATTCCGATCCTCATCTTCTCGCTCTTCGTCCAGCGCTACATTGTGCGCGGAATAACCGCCGGAGCTGTCAAATGA
- a CDS encoding CoA transferase, translating to MTRAILSGMSVVEGSAFVAAPLGGMTLAQLGADVIRYDQIGGGLDYRRWPVTDSGQSLFWAGMNKGKRSIQIDLRSEEGQEIVAALITRPGTDQGLYLTNFAARGALSYEALKARRADLIMVALSGNADGSSEVDYTVNVATGFPDITGLPGSCGPTNSVLPAWDIAMGELAAVGLLAADRHRSRTGEGSLVKLALSDVAFATVGHLGRIGQAERGGSAAKDGNFLFGAFGRDFATNDGRRVMVVALTERQWKSLVQATGIDAKALAAATGADLDSEGGRYAARHAIADAIAPWFAARRFDEATKDLSAAGVSWGPYQSFQQLVAEDPRCSPANPLFSPVDTPGIGTVLTPASPLYFSVADRLPAMRAPLLGEHTDEILAGLGISDGEIGRLHDRGVVAGAERRL from the coding sequence ATGACGCGAGCCATCCTGAGCGGCATGTCCGTGGTCGAAGGCTCGGCCTTCGTCGCGGCGCCGCTTGGAGGAATGACGCTGGCGCAGCTTGGCGCCGATGTCATCCGCTATGACCAAATCGGTGGCGGACTGGACTATCGCCGATGGCCGGTGACGGATAGCGGACAAAGCCTGTTCTGGGCCGGCATGAACAAGGGCAAGCGCTCGATCCAGATCGACCTGCGTTCCGAGGAAGGGCAGGAGATCGTCGCCGCGCTGATAACCAGGCCCGGCACTGATCAAGGCCTCTATCTTACCAATTTCGCGGCGCGCGGAGCATTGTCCTACGAGGCATTGAAGGCACGGCGGGCCGATCTCATCATGGTCGCCTTGAGCGGCAACGCCGACGGGTCGAGCGAGGTGGACTATACCGTCAATGTCGCCACGGGGTTCCCCGACATCACAGGTTTGCCTGGGTCTTGCGGCCCCACCAATAGCGTGCTGCCGGCCTGGGATATCGCGATGGGCGAACTCGCCGCCGTTGGTCTGCTTGCCGCCGACAGACACCGCAGCCGCACAGGCGAGGGTTCGCTGGTAAAGCTCGCCTTGTCCGACGTCGCTTTTGCCACCGTCGGACATCTGGGGCGTATCGGGCAGGCCGAACGCGGCGGCAGCGCGGCGAAGGACGGCAATTTCCTGTTTGGCGCGTTCGGGCGCGACTTTGCCACAAACGATGGTCGGAGGGTTATGGTCGTTGCGTTGACGGAACGGCAGTGGAAGTCGCTGGTCCAGGCCACAGGTATCGATGCCAAGGCGCTGGCCGCGGCGACCGGCGCCGATCTTGACAGCGAGGGAGGGCGCTACGCTGCCCGCCATGCCATCGCGGACGCGATAGCGCCGTGGTTCGCGGCGCGTCGTTTCGACGAGGCGACGAAGGACCTGTCAGCCGCGGGGGTCTCCTGGGGGCCATATCAGAGTTTCCAGCAACTCGTCGCCGAAGACCCACGCTGCTCGCCGGCCAATCCGCTGTTCTCACCAGTCGATACGCCAGGCATCGGGACGGTGCTGACGCCCGCGTCGCCGCTCTACTTTTCGGTGGCGGATCGGCTGCCGGCCATGCGTGCGCCGCTGCTCGGGGAACATACCGACGAGATCCTGGCGGGTCTGGGCATCAGTGATGGCGAGATCGGCCGCCTGCACGACCGCGGCGTCGTCGCAGGAGCCGAGCGCCGCCTTTAG